CGGCTTTGTCATCTTCCGGGCCTTTGAGCAAAAGCAGCTGCCATTTGACTAGTTCGCAATCGGCAGCGGCAGGTATAGCAAGCATCGGCCTGATAATGGCGTCACAAGGAGTAGCGCCTGCAAAAATATCGCGGTCGGGAGAGGCAGGTCTTTTACCTTCGACGAAGCAAAATACGAGGCCAATGCAGATCAGGTATCTCAAAATCAACATTACTGGCTTTGGTTTCATGATTTTTACGTTTATTGGTTTTCAGGTTAATATTCAAAATTCAATTTCCAGGTTCACCAGGAAAGAATTGCCTTTGTCCTGGGTGAATAGGGTATGTTTGGCCGGATACAGCAATTCAAGGCGTTTCCGTAGATTGGTCAGCCCTATTCCGCCTTTGCTTTTGTGCCCGGCTGTGTGCGGCTGACTGTTTTCAATTTTCAGGCTGAGCGAGGACTTGCCTACCGAAAGGTCCCCGTGAAGCCAGGCGCCGCTATTCAGCTGGCTTACACCATGTTTCACTGCATTTTCAATCAATGGCAGCAGCAGCAATGGTGCGATCAGCTGACCATTGAGGTCTCCACTTACTTTTAATTCAATGTCGGCATGACTGGAAAAACGCAATTTTTCAAGGTCAAGGTAAGTATTCAGGTAGCTGATCTCTTTCTGCAAAAGCACTTTGGAATCCTCGCTGTCGTAAAGCATATACTCCATCATTTCCGACAATTTCAGGACAACGTCCGGCGCCAGGTCCGACTTTTTGAGTGTCAGCGCGTATAGATTGTTGAGGACATTGAACAGGAAATGCGGATTGACCTGAGAGCGCAGGAAATTCACTTCCGCCTGCAACTTTTCGACCGTTATTTTTTGCAAAACCCGTTGCTGCTCGTACCAGTCAATGCTTAGTTTTAACGCTATCATCAGTCCCAGATACCACAATGTGCTAAAAAAATTGTAAGACAATGCCTCGATTAAATCACTGTTGCGGGTAGGCCCCAGAATGTAGCCATACAAGTAAAAGTCGAACAATCCCTGCGCCAGCATATATCCGGAGATGGACAAAAGAACAGCGGCCAGGTAGGACCAGTATCGTCTTTTAATAAGTAGGTTAGGCAGAAAGTAATTCAAATTCAGATAAGCGATCACGATCAGCAAAAATATCCGTGCCGATACGCATACCACAAAATATGGCATGCTCGCCTTGTAGATCAGGTAACGCTTTTCATAAATAAAAAAACCGGTGATCAATATCCAGTAGGCCGAGTGGATCAGGGCCGACTTATAGGATATCGTTCGTTTTGAGAATGGTACCTGCAATGTTTTGTCCAAGAATTCCATTTCATTGTTCGTTCAAGGTGGGTTATATGACAGAATAATTTACTATAAATCAATCATATAATACAATGTAAATGAAAACAAAAGAATCCGGTCCAGGAAATTTAGTAGACCAACTACCAAAAAAGTAGAGCAAATGAAAAAAGGTCATCAATGTCGCGTTCGTGACAATTAATGACCCCTTAAATATTAAAACTGGTTTTTCTTATTTTTTGTAGACGCGGTAAAGCCGGCCTTGATCGGTTACTGCGTATAAAGCACCGTCTTTGCCCTCGGTAATGTCGCGAAAACGTTGGCCTTCGCCGGATAGCAGCCTTTCTTCGCCTATTACCTTATTGTTCTCAATCACCAACCGGGCAATATGCATGCTGCTCAATCCACCAATGAACAAGTTGTTTTTCCATTCGGGAATGCTGTCGCTGCTATAAAATGTGATACCGCTGGGCGAAACCACCGGATCCCAATAGTACACCGGTTGCTCCATTCCTTCCTTCACCTGAATAGAGTCGCCGATTTTTTTACCGCTGTATTCGATACCGTAAGTAATGGTTGGCCAGCCGTAGTTTTTACCAGCTTCAATGCGGTTCAGCTCATCACCGCCTCTCGGACCGAATTCAACTTCCCACAAATCGCCCGTTACCGGATGAAATGCCAGACCCTGAACATTCCGGTGCCCATAAGAATATAGCTCTGGCTTAGCTCCGGCCTTACCTTCAAACGGGTTG
The genomic region above belongs to Dyadobacter pollutisoli and contains:
- a CDS encoding sensor histidine kinase, which codes for MEFLDKTLQVPFSKRTISYKSALIHSAYWILITGFFIYEKRYLIYKASMPYFVVCVSARIFLLIVIAYLNLNYFLPNLLIKRRYWSYLAAVLLSISGYMLAQGLFDFYLYGYILGPTRNSDLIEALSYNFFSTLWYLGLMIALKLSIDWYEQQRVLQKITVEKLQAEVNFLRSQVNPHFLFNVLNNLYALTLKKSDLAPDVVLKLSEMMEYMLYDSEDSKVLLQKEISYLNTYLDLEKLRFSSHADIELKVSGDLNGQLIAPLLLLPLIENAVKHGVSQLNSGAWLHGDLSVGKSSLSLKIENSQPHTAGHKSKGGIGLTNLRKRLELLYPAKHTLFTQDKGNSFLVNLEIEF